One window from the genome of Micromonospora aurantiaca ATCC 27029 encodes:
- a CDS encoding low temperature requirement protein A — protein MPTAAPEPAGRRPPVRDPEAPRRVTLLELFFDLVYVVALALISRNLISSVSWERAAESLVMLMAIWWTWAITTLVTDIYDPQRTEIKLLIVAVMFGALLMTTAIPEAFGTRGLVFAGTYVAIHLGRGLFLMPAVRRHPQSNRRALRIFAWFAVSAVPWLVGALAAHGTARLWFWAGALAIDYLGFRLAYPVPGLGAVPESQRNVTAEHLSERYQQFFIIALGDAVLVAGTVFSLHHSEVENLAAFATAFATTLLLWRIYVHKSGELLPHAIARAAQPSRFLNTAPYTHLLMVAGVVTTAAGFDLVLLKPTGHTPPAWLAVILGGPALFLIGRGAFEYEVFSRVSASRPGGILALLTIAPAGLFLAPVYASAGAMLVLAGVACADYRRSQGRPPEEPMPPH, from the coding sequence GTGCCCACCGCAGCGCCGGAGCCCGCCGGCCGGCGACCGCCGGTCCGCGATCCGGAGGCGCCGCGCCGGGTCACGCTGCTCGAACTCTTCTTCGACCTGGTCTACGTGGTCGCGCTCGCGTTGATCTCGCGCAACCTGATCAGCTCCGTGTCCTGGGAACGGGCCGCCGAGTCCCTGGTCATGCTGATGGCGATCTGGTGGACCTGGGCGATCACCACGCTGGTCACGGACATCTACGACCCGCAGCGCACCGAGATCAAGCTGCTGATCGTGGCGGTGATGTTCGGCGCGCTGCTGATGACCACCGCCATCCCGGAGGCGTTCGGCACCCGAGGGCTGGTGTTCGCCGGCACGTACGTGGCGATCCATCTCGGACGCGGCCTGTTCCTCATGCCCGCCGTACGGCGGCACCCGCAGAGCAACCGCCGGGCCCTGCGCATCTTCGCCTGGTTCGCCGTGTCGGCGGTGCCCTGGCTGGTCGGCGCGCTGGCCGCGCACGGCACCGCCCGGTTGTGGTTCTGGGCCGGCGCCCTGGCCATCGACTACCTGGGGTTCCGTCTGGCGTACCCGGTGCCGGGTCTGGGCGCGGTGCCGGAGTCCCAGCGCAACGTGACCGCCGAGCACCTGTCCGAGCGGTACCAGCAGTTCTTCATCATCGCGCTCGGCGACGCCGTGCTGGTCGCCGGCACCGTGTTCAGCCTGCACCACTCCGAGGTGGAGAACCTGGCTGCGTTCGCCACCGCGTTCGCCACCACGCTGCTGCTCTGGCGCATCTACGTGCACAAGTCCGGTGAGCTGCTGCCGCACGCCATCGCCCGGGCGGCTCAGCCGAGCCGGTTCCTCAACACCGCGCCGTACACCCATCTGCTGATGGTGGCCGGGGTGGTGACCACCGCGGCGGGCTTCGACCTGGTCCTGCTGAAGCCGACCGGCCACACGCCGCCGGCCTGGCTGGCGGTGATCCTCGGCGGGCCGGCGCTGTTCCTGATCGGCCGGGGCGCCTTCGAGTACGAGGTGTTCAGCCGGGTGTCGGCGTCCCGGCCCGGCGGGATACTGGCACTGCTCACGATCGCCCCGGCCGGGTTGTTCCTCGCGCCGGTCTACGCCTCCGCCGGGGCGATGCTGGTGCTGGCCGGGGTCGCTTGCGCCGACTACCGCCGCAGCCAGGGCCGCCCGCCGGAGGAGCCGATGCCACCGCACTGA